A single region of the Raphanus sativus cultivar WK10039 chromosome 1, ASM80110v3, whole genome shotgun sequence genome encodes:
- the LOC108847873 gene encoding LOW QUALITY PROTEIN: pentatricopeptide repeat-containing protein At1g43980, mitochondrial (The sequence of the model RefSeq protein was modified relative to this genomic sequence to represent the inferred CDS: inserted 2 bases in 1 codon; substituted 2 bases at 2 genomic stop codons), with protein MKCEVAHSSSREFRSAPVAGVLAQSAGEDQTGTMGNRCLQLYFKSGSVTDALQLFEAITEKNTIXWNVYLKGLLKNDYLNHALYLFDGMPERDVVSWNTMISGFASFGSPRNAIRTFLDMRRYFISPTEFTFSILATLVTCVRHGEQIHGNVICSGVSLSNPVVVWNSLMDMYRRVGVFDYALSVFLTMEGRDVISWNSLILCCSDSGNKEVALDQFRVMREMGYQPDEYAFSTVVSICSGLQDLCKCKQALALCIKMGFHSNTVVSGASIDMFSKCDRLEDSVKLFRQLEKWDSVLCKYSLVASYSWHGFGEEALKIFILAMRXRVKPDKFTFSSVLSSLNVMMVEHGAQVHSLAVKLGFHLDTLVATSLMEIYFKTGLVDSAMRVFATTDEKDLFFXNTVIMGLARNCRADESLAIFRQLLMHRGLKPDKVTLMGVLVACGYANFVNEGNQIFSSMKKVHGVDPENEHYAYMVELLCRVGMINEANDIAEKMPFEPSSHIWKPILCASIDLGDIRLAERVAEKMLESEPKSWLLYLVLIKLYEMTWRWENSVRIRYALDKQKMKCTQGSSKIGINGSVYCFEANQLQIHGGRYTWATLELLSWDSDDQRSAEYCLT; from the exons ATGAAGTGTGAGGTAGCTCACAGCAGCTCAAGGGAGTTcaggtcagctccagtagctggagtatTAGCTCAGTCAGCTGGAGAA gatCAGACAGGGACcatg GGAAATCGTTGTCTTCAGCTCTACTTCAAATCCGGTTCCGTCACAGATGCTTTGCAATTGTTTGAGGCTATTACCGAAAAGAACACCAT ATGGAACGTCTACTTAAAGGGCTTGTTAAAAAACGATTATCTCAATCACGCACTCTACCTGTTCGACGGAATGCCTGAACGAGATGTTGTTAGCTGGAACACAATGATTTCAGGGTTTGCTTCTTTTGGGTCTCCGAGAAATGCAATCAGGACATTCTTGGATATGCGGAGATATTTTATAAGTCCAACAGAGTTCACGTTTTCCATTCTAGCTACACTGGTTACTTGTGTACGCCATGGGGAACAAATACATGGTAATGTTATTTGCAGCGGTGTAAGTTTGTCCAATCCGGTGGTGGTGTGGAATTCTCTTATGGATATGTATAGAAGGGTAGGAGTTTTTGATTATGCTTTATCCGTGTTTTTAACAATGGAGGGTAGAGATGTTATCTCGTGGAACTCTTTGATCTTGTGTTGTTCTGATTCTGGGAACAAAGAAGTGGCTTTGGATCAGTTTCGAGTAATGAGAGAAATGGGGTATCAACCTGACGAGTACGCATTCTCGACCGTTGTATCTATTTGCTCGGGTTTACAAGACTTGTGCAAGTGTAAGCAGGCTCTAGCTCTTTGCATCAAGATGGGGTTTCATTCTAACACTGTTGTTTCAGGAGCTTCGATTGACATGTTTTCCAAATGCGACAGACTGGAGGATTCGGTTAAGCTTTTTCGGCAGTTGGAGAAATGGGACTCGGTGTTGTGCAAGTACTCCTTGGTTGCTAGCTATTCGTGGCATGGTTTTGGAGAAGAGGCTCTTAAGATTTTTATCCTCGCTATGAGGTAGAGAGTTAAGCCGGATAAGTTCACTTTCAGTAGCGTTTTGAGCTCACTGAATGTCATGATGGTAGAGCACGGAGCTCAAGTTCATTCTTTGGCTGTCAAGTTAGGGTTTCATCTGGACACACTTGTAGCAACCTCACTCATGGAGATTTACTTCAAAACCGGGTTGGTTGATTCAGCAATGCGAGTGTTTGCAACAACTGATGAAAAGGATTTGTTCTTTTAGAACACAGTGATAATGGGTTTGGCAAGAAACTGCAGAGCAGATGAGTCCCTTGCCATTTTCCGTCAATTGTTGATGCACCGAGGTCTGAAACCGGACAAAGTGACTTTAATGGGTGTATTGGTAGCTTGTGGTTATGCTAACTTTGTTAACGAAGGGAATCAGATATTCTCTTCTATGAAAAAGGTTCATGGAGTTGATCCCGAGAATGAGCATTACGCCTATATGGTTGAGTTGCTGTGCAGGGTTGGTATGATCAATGAAGCAAATGACATTGCTGAGAAGATGCCTTTTGAACCAAGCTCTCATATTTGGAAACCTATTCTCTGTGCATCCATTGACCTTGGAGATATAAGACTCGCTGAGAGAGTAGCAGAAAAAATGTTAGAGTCTGAACCAAAGTCATGGCTTCTTTATCTTGTTCTCATTAAGTTATACGAGATGACTTGGCGCTGGGAGAACTCGGTGAGAATAAGATACGCCCTGGATAAACAAAAGATGAAATGCACTCAGGGATCAAGCAAGATCGGTATAAACGGCAGTGTATACTGCTTTGAGGCTAACCAGTTGCAGATTCATGGAGGTCGTTATACTTGGGCGACCTTGGAATTACTGTCTTGGGACTCAGATGATCAGAGGTCTGCAGAATATTGTCTAACGTGA